One window from the genome of Eriocheir sinensis breed Jianghai 21 chromosome 15, ASM2467909v1, whole genome shotgun sequence encodes:
- the LOC126999061 gene encoding uncharacterized protein LOC126999061 isoform X2: MTCCLTSSCFPSLSKDNKNVIDAMRASMAMAVQKALLEDFAMIVDEDVTKSLNEFNTIIKSCSGPKDSIAWRPPRDPQIHMLAHDAKVLQYEKEHILEALKRVKASSGRAQEAVDRENKECQKRHLEIERNMSVINDLLETSETINDALIKDLGQAVLSSPTNSNTED, translated from the exons ATGACATGCTGTCTCACGTCAAG CTGTTTTCCATCTTTGAGCAAAGATAACAAAAATGTTATTGATGCTATGAGAGCCAGCATGGCAATGGCTGTGCAAAAAGCTCTCCTTGAAGACTTTGCAATGATAGTAGATGAAGATGTTACTAAGTCTCTGAATGAATTCAACACCATCATCAAGAGCTGTTCTGGTCCCAAAGATTCCATAGCCTGGAGACCTCCTAGAGATCCTCAGATACACATGCTTGCTCATGATGCAAAG GTGCTGCAATATGAAAAAGAGCACATTTTAGAGGCTCTTAAGCGTGTAAAGGCATCCTCTGGCAGAGCCCAGGAAGCAGTGGATCGGGAGAACAAGGAATGCCAGAAAAGACATTT ggaaatagagagaaatatgTCAGTAATCAATGACTTGCTGGAAACATCAGAAACCATCAATGATGCTCTTATTAAGGACCTGGGCCAGGCAGTTCTCTCCAGTCCAACAAATAGCAATACTGAAGACTGA
- the LOC126999061 gene encoding uncharacterized protein LOC126999061 isoform X1 has protein sequence MGDISDSIAGDVSEGEKLQVVRNTLNNAVSKVLGGWRSSLLASCFPSLSKDNKNVIDAMRASMAMAVQKALLEDFAMIVDEDVTKSLNEFNTIIKSCSGPKDSIAWRPPRDPQIHMLAHDAKVLQYEKEHILEALKRVKASSGRAQEAVDRENKECQKRHLEIERNMSVINDLLETSETINDALIKDLGQAVLSSPTNSNTED, from the exons ATGGGTGATATCAGTGACAGTATTGCAGGTGACGTGAGTGAGGGGGAGAAGCTGCAGGTGGTCAGAAACACCCTCAATAATGCTGTCAGTAAGGTGCTGGGCGGGTGGAGGTCATCTCTGCTAGCCAG CTGTTTTCCATCTTTGAGCAAAGATAACAAAAATGTTATTGATGCTATGAGAGCCAGCATGGCAATGGCTGTGCAAAAAGCTCTCCTTGAAGACTTTGCAATGATAGTAGATGAAGATGTTACTAAGTCTCTGAATGAATTCAACACCATCATCAAGAGCTGTTCTGGTCCCAAAGATTCCATAGCCTGGAGACCTCCTAGAGATCCTCAGATACACATGCTTGCTCATGATGCAAAG GTGCTGCAATATGAAAAAGAGCACATTTTAGAGGCTCTTAAGCGTGTAAAGGCATCCTCTGGCAGAGCCCAGGAAGCAGTGGATCGGGAGAACAAGGAATGCCAGAAAAGACATTT ggaaatagagagaaatatgTCAGTAATCAATGACTTGCTGGAAACATCAGAAACCATCAATGATGCTCTTATTAAGGACCTGGGCCAGGCAGTTCTCTCCAGTCCAACAAATAGCAATACTGAAGACTGA